In Xylocopa sonorina isolate GNS202 chromosome 3, iyXylSono1_principal, whole genome shotgun sequence, one genomic interval encodes:
- the LOC143433496 gene encoding potassium/sodium hyperpolarization-activated cyclic nucleotide-gated channel 1 — MLHSDHVCDISEDEGDILFLPGKWPHQKLYDFLRTSLLASRKNPAAFKYLRSTASIVNEKRRHWRGYAHIIHPFSMFRHCWDFLMVFVITNLLMVVPYQATFEMVNKSKMWNIGKNILLAICCLDILVNFTTGYFDKELHAVVLEQKKIARRYVKSSIFFLDVLGSFPTDLFYMTKYFEYMMARKASSLLCMLRVFSLNSYIDKLAFAYDIPLALREFGLIFFWMILLLHWQSCFHWLVPLVTTSMSLPERPSNNSWVHVDNLWEASKARQYLASTLRAIATFTRANLVYNDHNNAADIYLTIVLQLFGMVAPWFLLTHVMQFFKGANSSRLRYQGTVAQLRQYMRHKQLPYPTQRRIIQYYEFRFQRRFFRESEIIQTLSLQMRHEISMHSCRKLVENVTFFNNLPLTLLGRIVGLLRSEIFLTNDVIVRANQPGDCMYFIGTGTVAIYTNSGKEVCHLEDGAHFGEVALVMPNELRVASVVAVEMCELYRLNRTDFARTIHPYPMLWETIKKIAIERHEKTMILNEQ, encoded by the exons ATGCTCCATTCGGATCACGTTTGCGATATATCCGAGGATGAAGGAGACATAttgttccttcctgggaaatggccGCACCAGAAACTGTACGATTTTCTGCGTACGTCTTTACTGGCATCTCGCAAGAACCCGGCAGCGTTCAAGTACCTACGAAGCACTGCCTCCATAGTTAATGAAAAGCGTCGTCACTGGCGGGGTTACGCGCACATTATTCATCCCTTCAGCATGTTCAG GCACTGCTGGGACTTCTTGATGGTCTTCGTGATAACCAACTTACTGATGGTCGTCCCATATCAGGCCACCTTCGAAATGGTGAACAAATCGAAGATGTGGAACATCGGCAAGAATATCTTGCTGGCGATCTGCTGCCTGGACATACTAGTGAACTTTACGACCGG ATACTTCGACAAAGAGCTACACGCGGTGGTGTTGGAGCAAAAGAAGATAGCGCGTCGCTACGTGAAGTCCAGTATCTTCTTCCTAGACGTGTTAGGCTCCTTCCCAACGGATCTCTTCTACATGACCAAATACTTCGAGTACATGATGGCTCGCAAGGCATCGTCCCTCCTATGCATGCTCCGCGTCTTCTCCCTCAACTCTTACATCGACAAGCTAGCTTTTGCCTACGACATCCCCCTGGCTCTCCGAGAGTTCGGTCTGATATTCTTCTGGATGATACTCTTGCTACATTGGCAGTCCTGCTTTCACTGGCTGGTGCCTCTGGTAACAACGTCCATGTCTCTGCCAGAACGTCCCTCGAATAATTCCTGGGTGCACGTGGATAATCTCTGGGAAGCGTCAAAGGCCAGGCAGTACCTAGCCAGCACTTTACGCGCCATAGCAACCTTCACCAGAGCCAATTTGGTCTACAATGACCACAACAACGCGGCTGACATCTACCTGACCATCGTGCTGCAACTGTTCGGTATGGTAGCACCCTGGTTCCTCCTCACGCACGTCATGCAGTTCTTCAAGGGTGCCAATAGCTCTCGACTTAGGTACCAGGGCACCGTAGCCCAGCTGAGGCAGTACATGAGGCACAAACAATTACCGTACCCCACTCAGAGGAGGATTATTCAGTACTACGAGTTCCGTTTCCAGCGTAGATTCTTCAGGGAGTCCGAGATCATTCAGACGCTCTCGTTGCAGATGCGTCACGAGATCAGCATGCACTCGTGTCGCAAGCTGGTCGAGAACGTGACGTTCTTCAACAATCTGCCGTTAACGTTGCTGGGGCGAATAGTGGGGCTGTTGAGGTCTGAGATTTTTCTGACGAACGACGTGATCGTCAGGGCGAATCAACCTGGCGATTGCATGTACTTCATTGGCACAGGCACCGTGGCCATTTACACGAACtctggcaaggaggtgtgccATTTAGAAGATGGCGCGCACTTTGGCGAAGTCGCCCTCGTTATGCCCAACGAGCTGAGGGTGGCCAGCGTGGTGGCCGTCGAGATGTGCGAGTTGTATCGGTTGAATCGAACCGATTTCGCGAGGACGATACACCCGTACCCGATGCTCTGGGAGACGATCAAGAAGATCGCGATCGAGAGGCACGAGAAAACGATGATTCTCAACGAGCAGTGA